Within Aliivibrio fischeri, the genomic segment TTTTCTTGCACTTGATGAAGTGCTGAATTACCAGTTTCAAGAGCGTAATGGATTTGATAATCGAGCTCATCTTTAACCAGGGCGGAATGGCTTTCATTTAAGTGCGGGATGAAAATATTGTAATTCGTGTTTTTTCCAATTAATAATAATTCTTCTTTTGGAGTATTTAGTATTGAGGCTAATTTTATGATGGCATTACTGCTTGAGTATTTAAACTCCTCAGCTATCTTATATATTTTCTCAACGGGTGTTTGTTGATCTTTATATATAATAATAGATGCTATCTTTTTTGATTTTTTAAGTGTTTTATCCCAAAACAGTCCGGTTATTATAATTGATAAAGCATAAACATAGAATAAGTTAGGGTTACTTGATGAACTATAAATAATTACAATAGGGGTTATATACAATATTAAATTTATTGAATATGAGAGTGACCAGAATAATAGATATTTAAAACTATATAGTCGATGATAAAGTAGAGTGTAACCAATTAATAAAGCTTCTGTGACTGATAAGGTTGGAGGTAGCCATGTATATGAAAAATCTGCCCATATGACAGGGATGATAATTTGAGAAGCAATGGTTGAGATCATGTAAATAAATATCCCAATCATTAGATAAACAGATTTTTCTTTATTAAGTTTTATATTACTTTTTCTAAGTTTAAAGAAATTAATACTGGTTAGAATTACAAACAAAAATGCGTTTAGGAAAAACAAAGGAGCAAAGGGCCCGAACTCAATGGTGAATACGCTAGGAGCTTGAATTGTCACTCCTATAACCGTTAAGTTAGGGATAACATTCACAATTAGTGCGACAAGTGTTGTTATGCTTGTTAAGCCAAACTGCCATTTAGAGAGTCTTTTGTCTGAGTGTTTTGATGCTAAACGACATGAAAATAGAAAAGCAAACGCAAATGCTAGATACGAAGTCATATTAGCAAAAAGTGCCATGAAAATAGCTACGGATTCATCGAAATAAGTGAGTAATGGTGATTGAAAGTAGGCGTTACTTAGTATCCATAGAATAATAAAGAACGCATAAAAGATGTATGATGAATAAATGTAAGGGTTTACCTTTGTCCGCTCTCTATATAAAGAGCGGACAAAATACCCTACCCAAAGCAAGATGATTGCTGAGGTTGTCAGTAGTAAATAAACTTTAGGTAAAGTAGTTAGCATTTATATAAAACTCACTGATTTCGAAGTTTTTTTCTTAGGCTTATAATATTAGCATTGTATGCCTTAAAATTATATTGATTGAAAGCAGATGATGCATTTTTTAAAAGCCAGATCCCTTTATAAGTGATTATTCCCGATTTATTTACATCTTGCTCACTTGTGAAAACATAAGGAGATTGAGTTGGTGTTAGCAAATTCATCGATTGATAAAATAATACCATTGCTGGTTTTTCTATTATCGTGAATACAATATCTCTTCCACTTTCCTTTAAAGCCATAGCCAATCCTTTTTGTGCTAAATACAGATGATAGTTAGCTTTAGATTTCTCCCCACTAATAGTAAGTCGAATCGCTTCACATGCCTTTGTTTTATCTAAGATAGAATAAAATAAGTCATTTTCGATTTCGGTACTGCTTTTATCAACAAACTGTGACCTTGCTAACGTACTCATGGATGTCGCATGAGAAAGAGATAACAGTCCATCAGCGTTGAGGTTTGGTTTCCATTTGGTATTTTGAAAGAAATTGTCGAAAAAGAGCCAATCATGCTTATTCGATGTGGTTTGGATTAAGGCAGATGAAATAATGGTTGGATAGATATTGTTGTCAGTATATTGATAGAGAATAAAATGCTCTCCTTTGGACGAAATTTCTAGATGATTTAGCATTTCATACCACTTGTGTTCTTTAATGAAGGTAGCGATATTAATGAGTACAATGGCATCTGAAAGAGGAAGGGGGTGTTCGCTAAATTCAGTGTGGAAATAACGTTCGTCTGTTGAGATATCTTGAACCAGTTCGTAATGATATTTTTCATCAATAATGGCTGAGGTACTGTTTTTTTTTGTTACATCTAGATGACGATGAAGTACAGACATTGGTTTATGAATAAGTTTAAACATTTCAAATTCAGTACTGCATTTCAAAAGACAACCAAAAACTTTGATAGCCATTTGCTCTATATGAAAATAGACCTTAGGTAATGAACTACAAGGTTGTTTTCCTAAGATTTCTGCCGCTTCTGATGTTGAAAATAAGTATTCCAAATTTCCAATCGTTCCGCCTTCAAATTTATTCAAAATGATTCGTTCTCTTGCATTGATCAGTTGTTGAAGTAAATTAAAATTCTGCGTTTGAGAACAATAATCGTACAACTCTTTTATAAATTCATATTGCAGGTTTTTTTTCGACTATCTCTTCGTGAGAGATAGATGGAAGTGTATTTAAAAGAAGTGTGAAGTTTTTCATAATACTACCTTATTGATTGATAAGTCATTAAAATTACTAAGGAAATTACTTTCTCAGCATAATCAGTATAGTAAAAATAGGTAGTGGTGTTATGAGCACTTTGCGTGTCTTACGACAAAAATTAAAATTAAATTTTGATTAAATTCTTACCGCTTATTAGTAACAATATTGTATAATCACGCTTCATAGAATTTGATAGTGATTAAGAGTGAAGGATTATCT encodes:
- the ainS gene encoding N-3-oxohexanoyl-L-homoserine lactone synthase AinS, giving the protein MQYEFIKELYDYCSQTQNFNLLQQLINARERIILNKFEGGTIGNLEYLFSTSEAAEILGKQPCSSLPKVYFHIEQMAIKVFGCLLKCSTEFEMFKLIHKPMSVLHRHLDVTKKNSTSAIIDEKYHYELVQDISTDERYFHTEFSEHPLPLSDAIVLINIATFIKEHKWYEMLNHLEISSKGEHFILYQYTDNNIYPTIISSALIQTTSNKHDWLFFDNFFQNTKWKPNLNADGLLSLSHATSMSTLARSQFVDKSSTEIENDLFYSILDKTKACEAIRLTISGEKSKANYHLYLAQKGLAMALKESGRDIVFTIIEKPAMVLFYQSMNLLTPTQSPYVFTSEQDVNKSGIITYKGIWLLKNASSAFNQYNFKAYNANIISLRKKLRNQ